From one Streptomyces chromofuscus genomic stretch:
- a CDS encoding glutamine synthetase family protein, with translation MDKQQEFVLRTLEERDIRFVRLWFTDVLGFLKSVAVAPAELEQAFDEGIGFDGSAIEGFARVYESDMIAKPDPSTFQVLPWRAETPGTARMFCDILMPDGSPSFADPRYVLKRALARASDLGFTFYTHPEIEFFLLKNKPVDGTVPTPADNSGYFDHTPTNVGMDFRRQAITMLESMGISVEFSHHEGAPGQQEIDLRYADALSTADNVMTFRLVMKQVALEQNLQATFMPKPFSEHPGSGMHTHLSLFEGDRNAFYESGAEYQLSKVGRSFIAGLLRHAAEISAVTNQWVNSYKRIWGGSERTAGAGGEAPSYICWGHNNRSALVRVPMYKPGKTGSARVEVRSLDSGANPYLSYAVLLAAGLKGIEEGYELPPGAEDDVWALSDAERRAMGIEPLPQNLGEALSLMERSDLVAETLGEHVFDFFLRNKRQEWYEYRSEVTAFELRKNLPVL, from the coding sequence ATGGACAAGCAGCAGGAGTTCGTGCTCCGGACCTTGGAGGAGCGCGACATCCGGTTCGTACGCCTGTGGTTCACGGACGTGCTGGGCTTCCTGAAGTCCGTGGCCGTGGCCCCGGCCGAGCTGGAGCAGGCCTTCGACGAGGGAATCGGCTTCGACGGCTCCGCGATCGAGGGCTTCGCCCGGGTCTACGAGTCCGACATGATCGCCAAGCCCGACCCGTCCACCTTCCAGGTCCTGCCGTGGCGTGCGGAGACGCCGGGCACGGCCCGCATGTTCTGCGACATCCTCATGCCGGACGGCTCCCCGTCCTTCGCCGATCCCCGTTACGTCCTCAAGCGCGCCCTTGCCCGCGCCTCCGACCTGGGGTTCACCTTCTACACCCACCCGGAGATCGAGTTCTTCCTGCTGAAGAACAAACCGGTCGACGGCACCGTGCCCACCCCCGCCGACAACTCCGGCTACTTCGACCACACCCCGACCAACGTCGGCATGGACTTCCGCCGCCAGGCGATCACCATGCTGGAGTCGATGGGCATCTCGGTGGAGTTCTCCCACCACGAGGGTGCCCCGGGCCAGCAGGAGATCGACCTGCGGTACGCCGACGCGCTGTCCACCGCCGACAACGTCATGACGTTCCGCCTGGTCATGAAGCAGGTGGCGCTGGAGCAGAACCTCCAGGCGACGTTCATGCCGAAGCCTTTCTCGGAGCACCCCGGTTCGGGCATGCACACGCACCTGTCGCTGTTCGAGGGTGACCGGAACGCGTTCTACGAGTCCGGCGCCGAGTACCAGCTGTCGAAGGTCGGCCGCTCCTTCATCGCGGGCCTGCTGCGGCACGCGGCGGAGATCTCGGCGGTCACCAACCAGTGGGTGAACTCGTACAAGCGCATCTGGGGCGGTTCCGAGCGGACCGCCGGCGCGGGTGGTGAGGCGCCGTCGTACATCTGCTGGGGGCACAACAACCGGTCCGCGCTGGTCCGCGTCCCGATGTACAAGCCGGGCAAGACGGGGTCCGCCCGCGTCGAGGTGCGCTCGCTGGACTCCGGGGCGAATCCTTACCTCTCCTACGCCGTGCTGCTGGCCGCGGGCCTCAAGGGCATCGAGGAGGGCTACGAGCTGCCGCCGGGGGCCGAGGACGACGTCTGGGCGCTGTCGGACGCGGAGCGGCGGGCGATGGGGATCGAGCCGCTGCCGCAGAACCTGGGGGAGGCGCTGTCGCTCATGGAGCGCAGCGACCTCGTCGCCGAGACGCTGGGCGAGCACGTGTTCGACTTCTTCCTGCGCAACAAGCGGCAGGAGTGGTACGAGTACCGGTCCGAGGTGACGGCGTTCGAGCTGCGGAAGAACCTGCCGGTGCTGTGA
- a CDS encoding globin domain-containing protein: protein MLSEPSAATVRATLPAVGAAIGQIAERFYARLFAAHPELLRDLFNRGNQASGTQKQALAGSIAAFAAFLIEHPDQRPDAMLGRIAHKHASLGITPEQYPVVHEHLFAAIGEVLGDAVTPEVAAAWDEVYWLMANALIAIEKRLYEERGGARTREWQVVERVVETRDVVTFRLRPVDGGPVAAFRAGQYVSVRVTLPDGARQIRQYSLSGAPDESVRQFSVKRVHGSAEPDGEVSNHLHARVDVGDVLELSEPSGDLVLDAGTDTPLVLASAGIGVTPMIAMLADLAAGGHRGPVTVVHGDRSPADHALRADHESYAEKLPDAGVHLFYERDAEPGHRTGLVDLGGVDVRPGTRAYLCGPLPFMRTVRTQLIDKGVAPADIHYEVFGPDLWLAQTASAR from the coding sequence ATGCTGTCCGAACCGTCCGCAGCCACCGTCCGCGCCACCCTCCCCGCCGTCGGCGCCGCCATCGGCCAGATCGCCGAGCGCTTCTACGCCCGGCTCTTCGCCGCCCACCCCGAACTGCTCCGCGATCTGTTCAACCGCGGCAACCAGGCGTCCGGCACCCAGAAGCAGGCCCTGGCCGGCTCCATCGCCGCCTTCGCCGCGTTCCTGATCGAGCACCCGGACCAGCGGCCCGACGCGATGCTCGGCCGCATCGCGCACAAGCACGCCTCCCTCGGCATCACCCCCGAGCAGTACCCCGTGGTGCACGAGCACCTCTTCGCCGCCATCGGCGAGGTCCTCGGCGACGCCGTCACGCCCGAGGTGGCCGCCGCCTGGGACGAGGTCTACTGGCTGATGGCGAACGCGCTGATCGCCATCGAGAAGCGGCTGTACGAGGAGCGCGGCGGCGCTCGCACACGGGAGTGGCAGGTCGTGGAGCGGGTCGTGGAGACCCGGGACGTCGTCACCTTCCGGCTGCGCCCGGTCGACGGCGGGCCGGTGGCCGCCTTCCGCGCCGGGCAGTACGTCTCCGTCCGCGTCACCCTGCCCGACGGCGCCCGGCAGATACGGCAGTACAGCCTGTCCGGCGCCCCGGACGAGAGCGTGCGCCAGTTCAGCGTCAAGCGCGTGCACGGCAGTGCAGAACCGGACGGCGAGGTCTCGAACCACCTCCACGCGCGCGTGGACGTCGGCGACGTCCTGGAGCTCTCCGAGCCGTCCGGCGACCTCGTCCTGGACGCCGGTACGGACACCCCGCTGGTGCTGGCCTCGGCGGGCATCGGTGTGACGCCGATGATCGCGATGCTGGCCGATCTCGCCGCCGGGGGCCACCGGGGCCCGGTCACCGTCGTGCACGGCGACCGCTCGCCCGCCGACCACGCCCTGCGCGCCGACCACGAGTCCTACGCGGAAAAGCTGCCGGACGCCGGCGTGCACCTCTTCTACGAGCGCGACGCCGAGCCCGGCCACCGCACCGGCCTGGTCGACCTGGGCGGCGTCGACGTACGGCCCGGTACGCGCGCGTACCTCTGCGGCCCGCTGCCCTTCATGCGCACGGTGCGCACCCAGCTGATCGACAAGGGCGTGGCGCCGGCCGACATCCACTACGAGGTGTTCGGTCCCGACCTGTGGCTGGCGCAGACCGCCTCGGCGCGCTGA
- a CDS encoding RrF2 family transcriptional regulator produces MRLLRSTDLALRVLMRLAVAAAADNPTTKQVAADMDVPYTHAAKVVAELQHLGLVDARRGRGGGLTLTERGRAASVGAVVRTFEGDGDVVECEGEKPCPLHSGCRLRGALRRAQEAFFAALDPITVADMVTAPTGPLLLSLPRVRAATDD; encoded by the coding sequence ATGCGGCTGCTGCGCTCCACCGACCTCGCCCTGCGCGTCCTGATGCGACTCGCCGTCGCCGCCGCCGCCGACAACCCCACCACCAAGCAGGTCGCGGCGGACATGGACGTCCCCTACACGCATGCCGCGAAGGTCGTCGCCGAGCTGCAGCACCTGGGCCTGGTCGACGCCCGTCGCGGCCGGGGCGGCGGGCTCACCCTCACCGAGCGGGGCCGCGCGGCCTCCGTCGGCGCGGTCGTCCGCACCTTCGAGGGCGACGGCGACGTGGTCGAGTGCGAGGGGGAGAAGCCCTGCCCGCTGCACTCCGGCTGCCGGCTGCGGGGCGCCCTGCGCAGGGCCCAGGAGGCGTTCTTCGCGGCGCTCGACCCGATCACCGTGGCGGACATGGTGACCGCCCCGACGGGCCCGCTGCTGCTGAGCCTGCCCCGGGTACGGGCGGCGACGGACGACTGA
- a CDS encoding DUF3105 domain-containing protein: MGSAKKSSTAARTARIEEMRRAERARDRRNRILTIVTSAVVVAGLVVGGVVLVQSQSDDSDSAGDSKTTGKFVTGADGVRTWQGKLTQNHVSKSVSYPMVPPVGGDHNQVWMNCNGDVYAKEIPNENAVHSLEHGAVWVTYTSKADQAAVDALAEKVKKTPYTLMSPVEQQKNPIMLSAWGHQRTVTGADDPNVDKFLATYVQGKQTPEPGAACTGGLAQ, from the coding sequence ATGGGTTCCGCCAAGAAGAGCAGCACCGCGGCGCGCACGGCGCGCATAGAGGAGATGCGGCGCGCGGAGCGTGCCCGCGACCGGCGCAACCGCATCCTCACCATCGTGACGAGCGCGGTGGTCGTCGCCGGTCTGGTCGTCGGCGGTGTCGTGCTCGTCCAGTCGCAGTCCGACGACTCCGACAGCGCCGGTGACTCGAAGACCACCGGTAAATTCGTCACGGGCGCGGACGGCGTGAGGACGTGGCAGGGCAAGCTGACCCAGAACCACGTCAGCAAGAGCGTGAGCTACCCGATGGTGCCGCCGGTCGGCGGCGACCACAACCAGGTGTGGATGAACTGCAACGGCGACGTCTACGCCAAGGAGATCCCGAACGAGAACGCCGTGCACTCGCTGGAGCACGGCGCGGTCTGGGTGACGTACACGAGCAAGGCCGACCAGGCCGCCGTGGACGCGCTGGCGGAGAAGGTGAAGAAGACGCCGTACACGCTGATGAGCCCGGTCGAGCAGCAGAAGAACCCGATCATGCTGTCGGCGTGGGGCCACCAGCGCACGGTGACCGGCGCGGACGACCCGAACGTCGACAAGTTCCTCGCGACGTACGTCCAGGGCAAGCAGACGCCCGAGCCGGGCGCCGCCTGCACCGGCGGACTGGCGCAGTGA
- a CDS encoding DUF305 domain-containing protein has translation MRHAQAGWIAGAAAALLVAVGGITYAVAEDGGSDTGAPSADSADAGFARDMAVHHQQAVEMSYIVRDRTDDEEVRRLAYDIAQTQANQRGMLLGWLDLWELPKVSAAPMDWMGMGGMVSGEDGALMPGMATDTELDRLGRLNGRQAEVFYLQLMTDHHRGGMHMAEGCADRCTVEVEKRLARGMVEGQQSEIRLMADMLKERGAKARS, from the coding sequence GTGAGGCACGCGCAGGCCGGATGGATCGCCGGGGCCGCGGCGGCGCTGCTCGTCGCGGTCGGCGGGATCACCTACGCGGTCGCCGAGGACGGCGGCTCGGACACGGGCGCGCCCTCGGCCGACTCCGCGGACGCGGGCTTCGCGCGCGACATGGCGGTGCACCACCAGCAGGCCGTGGAGATGTCGTACATCGTGCGCGACCGCACCGACGACGAGGAGGTGCGGCGCCTCGCCTACGACATCGCGCAGACGCAGGCCAACCAGCGCGGCATGCTGCTGGGCTGGCTGGACCTGTGGGAGCTGCCCAAGGTGTCGGCGGCGCCGATGGACTGGATGGGCATGGGCGGCATGGTCTCCGGCGAGGACGGCGCGCTGATGCCGGGGATGGCGACGGACACCGAGCTGGACCGGCTCGGCAGGCTCAACGGCAGGCAGGCCGAGGTCTTCTACCTGCAGCTGATGACGGACCATCACCGGGGCGGCATGCACATGGCCGAGGGCTGTGCCGACAGGTGCACGGTCGAGGTGGAGAAGCGGCTCGCGCGGGGGATGGTCGAGGGGCAGCAGTCGGAGATCCGGCTGATGGCGGACATGCTGAAGGAGCGGGGCGCGAAGGCCCGGTCCTAG
- a CDS encoding NAD+ synthase, which yields MPQLRLALNQIDSRVGDLAGNSETILSRTRHCAEQGAHLVAFPEMVLTGYPVEDLALRSSFVEASRAALRSLAARLAEEGLGELPVVVGYLDRSETAQPRFGQPAGAPQNAAAVLYGGEVALTFAKHHLPNYGVFDEFRYFVPGDTMPVVRVHGVDVALAICEDLWQDGGRVPAARSAKAGLLLSVNASPYERDKDDTRLELVRKRAQEAGCTTAYLAMIGGQDELVFDGDSIVVDRDGGVVARAPQFAQECLVLDLDLPAASPDAPDGVVDDGLRIERLVLSEEPVPAYEPERTGGYAERLDDDEEVYSALVTGLRAYVRKNGFRSVLIGLSGGIDSALVAAIACDAVGAENVYGVSMPSKYSSEHSKGDAAELARRTGLNFRTVAIEPMFDAYMGSLGLTGLAEENLQSRLRGTLLMAISNQEGHIVLAPGNKSELAVGYSTLYGDSVGAYGPIKDVYKTSVFRLAGWRNRAAEERGETPPIPENSISKPPSAELRPGQVDTDSLPDYPVLDAILERYVDRDEGADVIVAAGFDRELVTRTLRMVDTAEYKRRQYPPGTKISPKGFGKDRRLPITNGWRETA from the coding sequence GTGCCTCAACTACGTCTCGCCCTGAACCAGATCGACTCGCGCGTCGGCGACCTCGCCGGGAACAGCGAGACCATCCTCAGCCGGACCCGGCACTGCGCCGAGCAGGGAGCGCATCTCGTGGCGTTCCCGGAGATGGTGCTGACCGGCTATCCCGTCGAGGACCTGGCGCTTCGCTCCTCCTTCGTCGAGGCTTCCCGAGCGGCCCTGCGCTCGCTGGCGGCGCGGCTCGCCGAGGAGGGCCTCGGGGAGCTGCCCGTGGTCGTCGGCTACCTCGACCGCAGTGAGACCGCGCAGCCGAGGTTCGGCCAGCCGGCCGGCGCCCCGCAGAACGCCGCGGCGGTGCTGTACGGCGGCGAGGTGGCCCTCACCTTCGCCAAGCACCACCTGCCGAACTACGGCGTCTTCGACGAGTTCCGCTACTTCGTGCCCGGCGACACCATGCCGGTCGTGCGGGTGCACGGTGTCGACGTGGCGCTGGCGATCTGCGAGGACCTCTGGCAGGACGGCGGACGCGTGCCGGCGGCGCGCTCGGCGAAGGCCGGGCTGCTGCTGTCCGTCAACGCCTCGCCCTACGAGCGCGACAAGGACGACACCCGGCTGGAACTGGTCCGCAAGCGCGCCCAGGAGGCCGGCTGCACCACCGCGTATCTCGCCATGATCGGCGGGCAGGACGAGCTGGTGTTCGACGGCGACTCCATCGTGGTCGACCGGGACGGGGGGGTCGTGGCCCGGGCACCGCAGTTCGCGCAGGAGTGCCTGGTGCTGGACCTCGATCTGCCGGCCGCCTCCCCCGACGCCCCGGACGGCGTGGTGGACGACGGGCTGCGCATCGAGCGGCTGGTGCTGTCCGAGGAGCCGGTGCCGGCGTACGAGCCGGAGCGGACGGGCGGGTACGCCGAGCGCCTGGACGACGACGAGGAGGTGTACTCGGCGCTGGTGACGGGCCTGCGGGCGTATGTGCGCAAGAACGGCTTCCGGTCGGTGCTCATCGGGCTGTCCGGCGGTATCGACTCCGCGCTGGTGGCGGCGATCGCCTGTGACGCGGTGGGGGCGGAGAACGTGTACGGCGTGTCCATGCCGTCGAAGTACTCCTCCGAGCACTCCAAGGGGGACGCGGCGGAGCTGGCGCGGCGGACGGGGCTGAACTTCCGTACCGTCGCGATCGAGCCGATGTTCGACGCGTACATGGGGTCGCTGGGGCTGACCGGGCTGGCCGAGGAGAACCTGCAGTCCCGGCTGCGCGGCACGCTCCTGATGGCCATCTCCAACCAGGAGGGCCACATCGTGCTGGCGCCGGGCAACAAGTCGGAGCTGGCGGTGGGCTACTCGACGCTGTACGGAGACTCAGTGGGCGCGTACGGGCCGATCAAGGACGTGTACAAGACGTCGGTCTTCCGGCTGGCCGGCTGGCGCAACCGGGCGGCCGAGGAGCGGGGCGAGACGCCGCCGATCCCGGAGAACTCCATCAGCAAGCCGCCGAGCGCGGAGCTGCGGCCGGGGCAGGTCGACACGGACTCCTTGCCGGACTACCCCGTCCTGGACGCGATCCTGGAGCGGTACGTGGACCGGGACGAGGGGGCGGACGTGATCGTGGCTGCCGGGTTCGACCGTGAGCTGGTGACGCGGACGCTGCGGATGGTGGACACGGCCGAGTACAAGCGGCGGCAGTATCCGCCGGGGACGAAGATCTCGCCGAAGGGCTTCGGGAAGGACCGGCGGCTGCCGATCACGAACGGGTGGCGCGAGACGGCGTGA
- a CDS encoding MFS transporter, producing the protein MPLALLALAVGAFGIGTTEFVMMGLLPDVADDLHTSIPTAGHLVSAYALGVVIGAPLLAAVTARMSRRTVLIGLMALFVVGNALSAFAPDHHWLLAARFLSGLPHGAFFGVGAVVATGMVAPERKARSVSLMFLGLTVANVAGVPVATLMGQHLGWRATFLAVSAIGVAAIASLAVLIPHDRTHASASGLRGELAALRSLPVWLALGTTVAGFGALFAAYSYITPMLTDSAGYAETSVTLLLALFGVGATVGNLLGGRLADHAMRGTLFGGLASLVVVLALFPVLMADRWSAALGVTLLGTAAFVTGSPLQMMVMEKASTAPSLASSANQAAFNLANAGGAWIGGLALAAGFGTTSPATAGAALAVLGIAVALTAYAVDRRGTTVGRERLVAAHVPETSKALHR; encoded by the coding sequence ATGCCCCTGGCCCTGCTCGCCCTCGCCGTGGGCGCCTTCGGCATAGGTACGACCGAGTTCGTGATGATGGGGCTGCTGCCCGACGTCGCGGACGACCTGCACACCTCCATCCCCACCGCCGGCCATCTGGTCTCCGCCTACGCGCTGGGCGTCGTCATCGGCGCGCCGCTGCTCGCCGCGGTCACCGCCCGGATGTCCCGGCGGACCGTCCTGATCGGCCTGATGGCGCTGTTCGTCGTCGGCAACGCGCTGTCGGCGTTCGCCCCCGACCACCACTGGCTGCTCGCCGCCCGCTTCCTGAGCGGTCTGCCGCACGGCGCCTTCTTCGGCGTCGGCGCCGTCGTCGCGACCGGCATGGTCGCGCCGGAGCGCAAGGCCCGCTCCGTCTCGCTGATGTTCCTCGGCCTGACGGTCGCCAACGTCGCGGGCGTCCCGGTCGCCACCCTCATGGGCCAGCACCTCGGCTGGCGGGCGACCTTCCTCGCCGTCAGCGCGATCGGCGTGGCGGCGATCGCCTCGCTGGCGGTGCTGATCCCGCACGACCGCACGCACGCCTCCGCGAGCGGGCTGCGCGGTGAGCTGGCCGCGCTGAGGTCGCTGCCGGTGTGGCTGGCCCTCGGCACGACGGTCGCGGGCTTCGGCGCGCTCTTCGCCGCGTACAGCTACATCACGCCGATGCTCACCGACTCCGCCGGGTACGCCGAGACCAGCGTGACTCTGCTGCTGGCGCTGTTCGGCGTCGGCGCGACCGTCGGCAACCTGCTGGGCGGCCGGCTGGCCGACCACGCGATGCGGGGCACCCTCTTCGGCGGCCTGGCGTCGCTGGTCGTGGTCCTCGCCCTGTTCCCGGTGCTCATGGCGGACCGGTGGAGCGCCGCGCTGGGCGTGACCCTGCTCGGCACGGCGGCGTTCGTCACCGGCTCGCCGCTGCAGATGATGGTCATGGAGAAGGCGTCGACGGCCCCGTCCCTGGCGTCCTCCGCCAACCAGGCCGCCTTCAACCTGGCCAACGCCGGCGGCGCCTGGATCGGCGGCCTCGCCCTGGCGGCGGGCTTCGGCACGACGTCCCCGGCCACGGCGGGCGCGGCGCTGGCGGTACTGGGCATCGCGGTCGCGCTCACGGCGTACGCGGTGGACCGTCGCGGCACCACGGTGGGACGCGAACGCCTCGTGGCGGCGCACGTCCCGGAGACGTCGAAAGCACTGCACCGCTGA
- a CDS encoding endonuclease/exonuclease/phosphatase family protein: MAQQAYVTETAGGGSGPERRGSRLRHVAARVADGWRGDPRIWRRGLIVAVLAVLLAGVMVVHAHIPNSVGNLGSLTETFLPWLGLFVPVLLLLALVRRSAVALIAVLLPAVVWLNVFGGLLTDKAGSGGDLTVVTHNVNAENADPSGTARDVAASGADVVALEELSDAAVPTYEAALASTYAYHAVQGTVGVWSRYPLSDVRPVDIKLGWIRAMRATVSTPGGELAVYVAHLPSVRVKLEAGFTARQRDTSADALGEAIADEKVSRVVLLGDLNGTMNDRALKAVTAQMRSTQGAAGSGFGFSWPASFPMARIDQIMVKGVEPVSSWTLPQTGSDHLPVAARVRMETSAP, encoded by the coding sequence ATGGCGCAGCAGGCGTACGTGACGGAGACGGCCGGCGGTGGCTCGGGACCCGAGCGCCGCGGATCTCGGCTGCGGCACGTGGCGGCCCGTGTGGCCGACGGCTGGCGAGGCGATCCCCGCATCTGGCGGCGCGGCCTGATCGTGGCCGTGCTCGCGGTGCTGCTGGCCGGCGTGATGGTCGTCCACGCGCACATCCCCAACAGCGTGGGCAACCTGGGCAGTCTGACCGAGACGTTCCTGCCCTGGCTCGGCCTGTTCGTCCCGGTGCTGCTCCTGCTGGCCCTGGTCCGCAGGTCCGCCGTCGCGCTGATCGCGGTGCTGCTCCCGGCGGTCGTCTGGCTCAACGTCTTCGGCGGGCTGCTCACCGACAAGGCCGGCAGCGGCGGCGACCTGACCGTCGTCACGCACAACGTCAACGCCGAAAACGCCGACCCGTCCGGCACGGCCCGGGACGTCGCCGCGTCCGGCGCCGACGTGGTGGCGCTGGAGGAGCTGAGCGACGCGGCCGTCCCGACGTACGAGGCGGCGCTGGCGTCGACGTACGCGTACCACGCGGTGCAGGGCACGGTCGGGGTGTGGAGCAGGTACCCGCTCAGCGACGTCCGGCCCGTCGACATCAAACTCGGCTGGATCCGGGCCATGCGCGCCACGGTGTCCACGCCCGGCGGGGAGCTCGCCGTCTACGTCGCCCACCTGCCCTCCGTGCGGGTCAAGCTGGAGGCCGGGTTCACCGCCCGGCAGCGCGACACCAGCGCCGACGCGCTCGGCGAGGCCATCGCCGACGAGAAGGTGAGCCGGGTCGTCCTGCTCGGCGACCTCAACGGCACCATGAACGACCGCGCCCTGAAGGCGGTGACCGCGCAGATGCGCTCCACGCAGGGCGCGGCGGGCAGCGGCTTCGGCTTCAGCTGGCCGGCGTCGTTCCCGATGGCCCGGATCGACCAGATCATGGTCAAGGGCGTCGAGCCGGTGAGCTCGTGGACGCTGCCGCAGACCGGGAGTGACCATCTGCCGGTGGCGGCGCGGGTGCGGATGGAGACGTCCGCCCCCTGA
- the panB gene encoding 3-methyl-2-oxobutanoate hydroxymethyltransferase — MTQLSAAHTAPQKPSDGSRALYGGKGTRRITVRDITAAKERGEKWPMLTAYDAMTASVFDEAGIPVILVGDSAGNCHLGYETTVPVTLDEMTMLSAAVVRGTRRSLIVGDLPFGSYQEGPVQALRSATRLVKEAGVQAVKLEGGERSHEQIRLLVDSGIPVMAHVGLTPQSVNAMGYRVQGRGEEAAAQLLRDAKAVQDAGAFAVVLELVPAELAAEVTRTLHIPTVGIGAGARTDAQVLVWTDMLGLTGGRVPKFVKQYANLREVMGSAAKAFAEDVVGGTFPQEEHSVH; from the coding sequence ATGACGCAGCTTTCGGCTGCCCACACCGCACCGCAGAAGCCCTCCGACGGCAGCAGGGCGCTGTACGGGGGCAAGGGCACCCGCCGTATCACGGTCCGGGACATCACCGCCGCCAAGGAGCGCGGCGAGAAGTGGCCCATGCTCACCGCGTACGACGCGATGACCGCGTCCGTCTTCGACGAGGCCGGCATCCCGGTGATCCTCGTCGGCGACTCGGCGGGCAACTGCCACCTCGGGTACGAGACCACCGTGCCCGTCACACTCGACGAGATGACCATGCTCTCCGCGGCGGTCGTACGGGGCACCAGGCGCTCCCTGATCGTCGGCGACCTGCCGTTCGGCTCCTACCAGGAGGGGCCGGTGCAGGCGCTGCGCTCGGCGACCCGGCTGGTGAAGGAGGCCGGGGTGCAGGCCGTGAAGCTGGAGGGCGGCGAGCGCTCGCACGAGCAGATCCGGCTGCTGGTCGACTCCGGCATCCCGGTCATGGCCCACGTCGGGCTCACCCCCCAGTCCGTCAACGCCATGGGCTACCGGGTGCAGGGGCGCGGCGAGGAGGCGGCGGCGCAGCTGCTGCGGGACGCCAAGGCCGTGCAGGACGCGGGCGCGTTCGCGGTGGTGCTGGAGCTGGTGCCGGCGGAGCTCGCCGCCGAGGTGACGCGCACGCTGCACATCCCGACGGTCGGGATCGGCGCGGGTGCGCGGACGGACGCGCAGGTGCTGGTGTGGACCGACATGCTCGGGCTGACCGGGGGCCGGGTGCCGAAGTTCGTCAAGCAGTACGCGAATCTGCGTGAGGTGATGGGCAGCGCGGCGAAGGCGTTCGCCGAGGACGTCGTCGGCGGAACGTTCCCGCAGGAGGAGCACTCCGTCCACTGA
- a CDS encoding ATP-binding cassette domain-containing protein — protein MTRIDKNPSSAAVTVRGLVKHYGETRALDGVDLDVREGTVMGVLGPNGAGKTTLVRILSTLLAPDAGRATVAGYDVVRQPRQLRRVIGLTGQYASVDEKLPGWENLYMIGRLLDLPRKEARARADELLERFSLTEAAKRPAATYSGGMRRRLDLAASMIGRPAVLFLDEPTTGLDPRTRNEVWDEVKAMVGDGVTVLLTTQYMEEAEQLASELTVVDRGKVIAGGGIEELKAKVGGRTLRVRPADPEQLRPLARALDELGITGLATTTVDTEGGAVLVPILSDEQLTAVVGAVTARGVTLASISTELPSLDEVFLSLTGHRASAPQDAVPADDREEVAV, from the coding sequence ATGACACGAATCGACAAGAACCCCAGCAGCGCGGCCGTGACCGTGCGGGGGCTGGTCAAGCACTACGGCGAGACCAGGGCGCTGGACGGAGTCGACCTGGACGTGCGTGAGGGCACGGTGATGGGAGTGCTGGGGCCGAACGGGGCCGGTAAGACCACGCTCGTGCGGATCCTTTCCACCCTGCTGGCCCCGGACGCCGGCCGGGCGACCGTGGCCGGCTACGACGTGGTGCGCCAGCCCCGGCAGCTGCGCCGGGTGATCGGGCTCACCGGGCAGTACGCCTCCGTCGACGAGAAGCTCCCCGGCTGGGAGAACCTGTACATGATCGGGCGGCTGCTGGACCTGCCCCGCAAGGAGGCCCGCGCGCGGGCCGACGAGCTGCTGGAGCGGTTCTCGCTCACCGAGGCGGCCAAGCGGCCTGCGGCCACCTATTCCGGCGGTATGCGCCGGCGGCTCGACCTGGCGGCCTCGATGATCGGACGGCCGGCCGTGCTGTTCCTCGACGAGCCCACCACCGGCCTCGACCCGCGCACCCGCAACGAGGTGTGGGACGAGGTGAAGGCCATGGTCGGCGACGGGGTCACCGTCCTGCTGACCACGCAGTACATGGAGGAGGCCGAGCAGCTGGCCTCCGAGCTGACCGTCGTCGACCGGGGGAAGGTCATCGCGGGCGGCGGGATCGAGGAGCTGAAGGCCAAGGTCGGCGGGCGGACGCTGCGGGTGCGGCCGGCCGATCCGGAGCAGCTGCGCCCGCTGGCCCGCGCCCTGGACGAGCTGGGCATCACCGGGCTGGCCACGACCACCGTGGACACCGAGGGCGGCGCCGTGCTGGTGCCGATCCTCAGCGACGAGCAGCTGACCGCCGTGGTCGGCGCCGTCACCGCGCGCGGTGTCACGCTCGCCTCCATCAGCACCGAACTGCCCAGCCTGGACGAGGTGTTCCTGTCCCTCACCGGCCACCGCGCCAGTGCCCCGCAGGACGCCGTGCCCGCCGACGACCGCGAGGAGGTCGCCGTATGA